The genome window ATAAACCAATAAAAAAGAAGAAACATTTGGAGATTCACCTGCAGTCCATTCCAGGACATTTAGAACCTAAAGTAGAATTGGAACAGTATTCCACCCCATCTGTAATAGCTGCTGATATTTTATGGACCGCCTACTCTCTGGGAGATATTGAAGATAAAAATGTGCTGGATTTAGCATGTGGTACAGGCATATTTGCTATTGGTGCTAAAATTTTAGGTGCGAGAGAAGTATGGGGCATAGATATTGATGAGCACGCTCTTCAAACTGCAAAAAGTATTGCTTTAGAAAAAGGTTTAACTTCAAGGATAAATTTTATGGCCTTAGATCTTAGAAAAGATGATTTGGATAAAATTATTAATTTAGAATTTGCAGAAATAGACACCATTATTCAAAATCCTCCATTTGGGTCACAATCACGTTCTTTAAAGGGATCAGATCGAATATTTATGGAAAAATCTTTGCAAATTTCTCCGGTTGTATATTCATTTCATATGGCAGAAACTGAAGATTTTGTAGAAAAATATTTTTTAAAATTTGGCGGAAAAATAACTCATAAGTTTTTTTATCAATTTCCACTACCTAAAATTTACCATTTTCATAAAAAAGAATCTAAAGACATAGAAGTCATCGTGGTTAGAGTAGAAAGGATTAATAATTTAATTTAAAATTATATCTTTTTTATAAAACTCTGCTGCTTATGTTTCTGTTTTCTGTTTCACATATTAACAGATATTAAAAGGAAATGTAAACAGAAAGTTTAAATACCTTATTAACCAACTTCTACTAACCTACATTCTAATGTGAATATCGGGTATGCAGTGGAACTGCCCTAACATTATATTTGAATATATAATGTGGTGTTAAAAATTTTGCCTAGTCTGGACTATAGCAATATTTATAATAGATGAAGACCAATATTGAAAGATGCTAAAGAAGCATTTATCAATCTTCATCCCGGACTCACTAACCGCGGAAACTAAGGATTTAAAACTGAAAACCAATAAGGTTGGAGTGATAGGAAGATCCGCGGCTATATTTAATGTTGACCGGATTGTTGTGTATCATGACGATGCAAATCAGAAAGAGGCAGATTTTATTAGTGATATTCTCACTTATATGAATACACCTCAATACCTTCGAAAGAAGGTCTTTCCTATAAGGAAGGAGTTTAAACACGTGGGACTTCTCCCACCGCTTAGGACTCCACATCACCCCACAGGGAAGCCCAGTGAAGGCGATTATAGACAAGGATTAACACTGAAAAGAACCAAAAAGGGGACTTTCGTTGATATAGGAGCGGATAAACCCGCTTTTTGCAAGGAAAAACTAACAGTTAACATCATACTAAGCTTTCGAGTAACCAAACTGGGTAAAGAGATAATTGTTGAACCCGATGAACCAGTAGATGAATACTGGGGATATGAGACATTATCTACTTATAAAAATCTTCACCAAAGTATTAAGTCAGTAAAACCGGATGTTGTGGTTGCAACTTCCCGTTGTGCTGCACCAATAACTTCTATTTTAGATGAAGTAGAATCTAAGGTAAAAGATGCCAAACGCATTGCTATTTTGTTTGGTGGTCCTTATTCTGGCTTGCCTAATAATATTAAAAGCCAAAAACTGGTTGATCTTGAAGTGAATACTATACCCCATCAAGGTGCCAAAACTGTAAGGACCGAAGAAGCGGTTTTAGCGACTTTGTCAATATTTAACTTGCTCTTAAATTTAGAATAATCAGGAAAATAGGAAAATTGTGTAAGTAAGGAGGTAAAATTAAATGGCTAGACATCATCAACCAAGAAAAGGATCAGTTGCATTTAGTCCTAGAAAGAGAGCCGCCAAAGAGACACCAAGAATCAAGTCCTGGCCAGTGGCTGAAGAGCCGAAATTACTGGGTCTTGCTGGATATAAAGTGGGTATGACTCATGTTATGATGGTAGACAACGCTAAAAATTCTCCAACCGAGGGAATGGAAGTTGCTACTCCAGTTACTATTCTTGAAGTTCCTCCCATTTTTGTAATGGGGATCAGGGCTTATGAAAAAACTTCTCGCGGACTAAAAGCTATGGGGGATATTCTCTCAGAAACTTTAAATGAAGAATTGAAAAGGAAGATTTCACTTCCTAAAGAATACAATAAAGAATCTGCCCTTAAAAAAATCCAGGATAATTTGGAATATGTGGCAGAAATACGAGTTTTGATTAACACTAATCCCAAAGTAACCAGTGTGCCTAAGAAGAAACCAGAAATATTTGAATGTGGTGTCGGAGGCAAAACTGCAGAAGAACAATTAAATTTTGCTTTAGAATTATTGGGACAAGAAATTAGTGCCAAAGATATTTTTTCTGATGGGGAATTTGTGGATTCCATTGCAGTAACTAAAGGTAAAGGTTTCCAGGGCCCAGTTAAAAGATGGGGGATCAGGATTCAATACGGTAAAGCTGCTCGAAGTAGTAAAGCTAGACACGTTGGTTCTATTGGTCCATGGACCCCTTCAAGGACCATGTGGACTGTTCCTCAAGCTGGTCAAATGGGATACCACAAAAGAACTGAATATAACAAAAAAATCTTAAAAATTGGTGAGTCATCTGAAGTCGATGCTGTAAACCCTGCTGGAGGGTTTGTAAAGTATGGTTTAGTTAAAAATGACTACATCATCATTAAAGGATCAATACCAGGTCCTTCTAAGAGGCTAGTAATATTAAGAAAAGCTATAAGAGCCCATGGAAAAAATAACGACGCACCGCAGATCAACTATATTAGTACTGCATCTAAACAGGGTGTCTAATTGATTTTAATTAAGAGTGGTTTAAATGAAAAAAATTAAGGTTTATTCATTGGAAGGCGAAGTCACAGAAGAGATTGAATTGCCTGAAATATTCCAGGAAGAATTCAGACCTGACCTTATCAAAAGAGCTGTAATCTCATCACAAACCGCCAGAGTACAACCATGGGGTTCCGATCCAATGGCCGGCAAACGAACCAGTGCTGAATCATATGGTGCTGGTCGTGGTGTGGCAATGGTACCTCGTATAAAGGGCTCTGGTTCTAAAGCAGCATTTGTACCTCAGGCAATTGGTGGTAGGAAAGCACATCCTCCACGACCTCAAAAGAATTATCATGAAAAAATAAATAGAAAGGAAAGGAGATTCGCTATTAGATCTGCTTTAGCAGCCACTTCCAATTTGGAAATTGTGGAAAATAGAGGACATAAATTAGAGAACATACCTCAAATTCCTTTAGTTGTGGATGATGAACTCTGCAAGGTCAAAACTACCAAAGAAACCCGTGAAATCTTTAAAAAGCTGGGTATTATGGATGATGTTGTAAGGGCTAAAGAAGGTAAAAAAATCCGATCTGGAAAAGGAAAGATGAGAGGTCGAAAATATAAATCTCCAAAAGGACCTCTAATAGTTGTAGGTGAAGACAAAGGTATTAGTTTAGGAGCTAGAAACCACGCTGGTGTGGACATAGTTTCTGTAGAAAATTTAAATACTGAGCTTTTAGCGCCTGGAACTCACCCTGGAAGACTAACAGTTTTCACTAAGTCTGCCATTGAAAAATTGGGGGAACTCTTCCAGTAGGGATTAATCCCTAAATAGGAAAAAGGTGGGATATTATGGATCCTTACGCAGTTATTGTAAAACCTCATGTTACAGAAAAAAGCATGAACTTAATTGATAAAAATAATGAATTAACATTTGTAGTCTTAAGAACTAGTGATAAATCCACTATAAAAAGGGCTTTTGAAGAACTCTTTGCAGTTAAAGTGGAGAAAGTTAATACTCAAATAAACTCTAAAGGTGTAAAACTAGCTTATATTAAGTTATCTTCAGAACACAAAGCTGAAGACATCGCCGTAAAAATGGGAGTATTTTAATTATTAACTGTCAAGTTTACTTGGAGGAAAAAAAATGGGAAAACGTTTGATTTCACAAAGGAGGGGAAGGGGAACCTCTACTTATAGAAGTGCTTCTCACCGTTTTAAAGGAAAGATAGAATATCGTTCCTATGACTCATTGGAAAAAGAAGGTAGCTTAAAGGGAAAGGTTATTGATATTATGCATGATCCTGGAAGAAGCGCCCCTGTTGCAATGGTCAAATTCGAAAATGGAGAAAAGAAACTTATTTTAGCCCCAGAAAGCATTCAAATTAATGATGATATTGCCTGTGGAATTTCTGCCCCTATTAGTCCGGGTAATTCCTTACCAATAGGTGAAATTCCTGAAGGTACTCCCCTATATAATATTGAAAACAGGCCAGGAGACGGTGGCAAATTTGTCCGGTCTTCTGGAACTTACGCTTCTTTGATCACTCATGACGTTGATAAAGCCGTCATTGAACTCCCATCCGGTGAATTAAAAGCATTTAATCCTCAGTGCAGGGCCACTATAGGCGTTGTAGCTGGTGGCGGAAGAAGGGAAAAACCATTCCTTAAAGCAGGTAATAGATACCATGCTCTCAATGCTAAGGGTAAGAAATGTGTTAGTGTTAGAGGAGTGGCTATGAACGCAGTTGATCACCCACACGGTGGTGGAAACAGACAGCATCCTGGACGACCTACTACTATATCCAGACATGCTCCACCAGGAAGAAAGGTTGGTTCAATTGCTGCCCGAAGAACAGGGAAGAGGAGATAACTTTAAAACTATTAGGAGGTAGCTGATTGGCACGTAAAGTATTTAAGTATCGTGGTTATACCTTGGAAGAATTACAGGAAATGCCCCTGGATAATGTTATACAAATATTCCCTTCCAGGCAAAGAAGATCCCTGAAAAAGGGTTTTTTACCAAGGCAAAAAAAGGTACTGGAAAGAATTAGAAAATTAAAGAAAGAAGAAAATAAGGGCGGAAGACCCCAAATTATTAAAACTCACTGCAGGGACATGATCGTCCTTCCTGAAATGGTAGGAATTACCTTTGGAATTTATAATGGTAAAGAATTTGTCCAAGTAGAAATCCAACCGGAAATGATTGGATGCTACTTTGGAGAATTTGCACCTACTAGACAGAAAGTTCAGCACGGAGACCCAGGAATGGGAGCTACCAGATCATCTATGTTCGTACCTCTTAAATAAGGAGATTTTATTATGGCTAAAATTAAATACGCTTATAACGAGGACGATAAGGCAAAAACTGCAAAATCTGTTGGGAGATCACTTAAGATATCTCCTAAACACGCTGTAGAACTTTGCCGTGAACTAAGAGGAAAAAATCTGGAAAGTGCTAAAACTTACTTGGAAGACGTAATTCAAATGAACAGAGCTGTTCCTTTCAAAAGACATAACAAAAAAGTTGGTCACAGAAAAGGATTAACTGGATGGCCTAGTGGTAGATACCCTGTAAAAGCAGCCACCCAAATATTAAAAGTTCTAGAAAATGCTGAAGCAAATGCTGAATACAAAGGTTTAGACACAGAAAACATGAAAATTGTTCATATTTCTAGTCACAGAGGCTTTGTAATGAAGGGCTGGACTCCCCGAGCATTTGGAAGAGCAAGTCCATTTAACACACCAACTACTCACTTGCAGATAGTTCTAGGGGAGGCTTAGATTACATGATAGAGAAAGATTTCGTCACAGAAGGCCTAAGAAGAACAAGAATCGATGAATATCTTGAAAAAGAACTTGAAAGAGCCGGATACGGTGGAATGGAAGTTCAAGTAACCCCTCTAGGTACTATGGTAGTAGTTTACGCTGAAAGACCAGGAATGGTTATTGGTAGAGGCGGAAAAACTGTTAGAGGCATCACTCAAAACTTAAAAACCAAATTTGATTTGGAAAACCCACAAGTAGAGGTTAAAGAAGTAGATGTGCCTGAATTAAATCCTAAAATCATGGCTCAT of Methanobacterium alcaliphilum contains these proteins:
- a CDS encoding METTL5 family protein — protein: MKQHKPIKKKKHLEIHLQSIPGHLEPKVELEQYSTPSVIAADILWTAYSLGDIEDKNVLDLACGTGIFAIGAKILGAREVWGIDIDEHALQTAKSIALEKGLTSRINFMALDLRKDDLDKIINLEFAEIDTIIQNPPFGSQSRSLKGSDRIFMEKSLQISPVVYSFHMAETEDFVEKYFLKFGGKITHKFFYQFPLPKIYHFHKKESKDIEVIVVRVERINNLI
- a CDS encoding putative RNA uridine N3 methyltransferase, whose translation is MLKKHLSIFIPDSLTAETKDLKLKTNKVGVIGRSAAIFNVDRIVVYHDDANQKEADFISDILTYMNTPQYLRKKVFPIRKEFKHVGLLPPLRTPHHPTGKPSEGDYRQGLTLKRTKKGTFVDIGADKPAFCKEKLTVNIILSFRVTKLGKEIIVEPDEPVDEYWGYETLSTYKNLHQSIKSVKPDVVVATSRCAAPITSILDEVESKVKDAKRIAILFGGPYSGLPNNIKSQKLVDLEVNTIPHQGAKTVRTEEAVLATLSIFNLLLNLE
- the rpl3p gene encoding 50S ribosomal protein L3, which produces MARHHQPRKGSVAFSPRKRAAKETPRIKSWPVAEEPKLLGLAGYKVGMTHVMMVDNAKNSPTEGMEVATPVTILEVPPIFVMGIRAYEKTSRGLKAMGDILSETLNEELKRKISLPKEYNKESALKKIQDNLEYVAEIRVLINTNPKVTSVPKKKPEIFECGVGGKTAEEQLNFALELLGQEISAKDIFSDGEFVDSIAVTKGKGFQGPVKRWGIRIQYGKAARSSKARHVGSIGPWTPSRTMWTVPQAGQMGYHKRTEYNKKILKIGESSEVDAVNPAGGFVKYGLVKNDYIIIKGSIPGPSKRLVILRKAIRAHGKNNDAPQINYISTASKQGV
- the rpl4p gene encoding 50S ribosomal protein L4, with protein sequence MKKIKVYSLEGEVTEEIELPEIFQEEFRPDLIKRAVISSQTARVQPWGSDPMAGKRTSAESYGAGRGVAMVPRIKGSGSKAAFVPQAIGGRKAHPPRPQKNYHEKINRKERRFAIRSALAATSNLEIVENRGHKLENIPQIPLVVDDELCKVKTTKETREIFKKLGIMDDVVRAKEGKKIRSGKGKMRGRKYKSPKGPLIVVGEDKGISLGARNHAGVDIVSVENLNTELLAPGTHPGRLTVFTKSAIEKLGELFQ
- a CDS encoding 50S ribosomal protein L23; this encodes MDPYAVIVKPHVTEKSMNLIDKNNELTFVVLRTSDKSTIKRAFEELFAVKVEKVNTQINSKGVKLAYIKLSSEHKAEDIAVKMGVF
- a CDS encoding 50S ribosomal protein L2, with protein sequence MGKRLISQRRGRGTSTYRSASHRFKGKIEYRSYDSLEKEGSLKGKVIDIMHDPGRSAPVAMVKFENGEKKLILAPESIQINDDIACGISAPISPGNSLPIGEIPEGTPLYNIENRPGDGGKFVRSSGTYASLITHDVDKAVIELPSGELKAFNPQCRATIGVVAGGGRREKPFLKAGNRYHALNAKGKKCVSVRGVAMNAVDHPHGGGNRQHPGRPTTISRHAPPGRKVGSIAARRTGKRR
- the rpsS gene encoding 30S ribosomal protein S19; this encodes MARKVFKYRGYTLEELQEMPLDNVIQIFPSRQRRSLKKGFLPRQKKVLERIRKLKKEENKGGRPQIIKTHCRDMIVLPEMVGITFGIYNGKEFVQVEIQPEMIGCYFGEFAPTRQKVQHGDPGMGATRSSMFVPLK
- the rplV gene encoding 50S ribosomal protein L22 gives rise to the protein MAKIKYAYNEDDKAKTAKSVGRSLKISPKHAVELCRELRGKNLESAKTYLEDVIQMNRAVPFKRHNKKVGHRKGLTGWPSGRYPVKAATQILKVLENAEANAEYKGLDTENMKIVHISSHRGFVMKGWTPRAFGRASPFNTPTTHLQIVLGEA